From the genome of Neodiprion pinetum isolate iyNeoPine1 chromosome 3, iyNeoPine1.2, whole genome shotgun sequence, one region includes:
- the LOC124213731 gene encoding LOW QUALITY PROTEIN: LIM and senescent cell antigen-like-containing domain protein 1 (The sequence of the model RefSeq protein was modified relative to this genomic sequence to represent the inferred CDS: inserted 2 bases in 1 codon): protein MSLDDMFCSRCREGFEPHEKIVNSRGELSHPQCFVCAQCFRPFPEGIFYEFEGRKYCEHDFHVLFAPCCGKCGEFVIGRVIKAMNXNWHPGCFRCEECSGELAETGFMKCQGRALCHTCNARIKAGALGKHICHQCHGIIDDKPLRFRGEVYHPYHFNCTACGIELNADAREVRSGPGFAANEMNELYCLRCHDKIGIPICGACRRPIEERVVTALGKHWHVEHFVCAKCEKPFLGHRHYEKKGLAYCETHYHQLFGNLCFVCNQVIAGDVFTALNKAWCVHHFACAFCDQKMNQKTKFFAFDLKPACKKCYEKFPQELKRRMRRMYDLNPKKIPA, encoded by the exons ATGTCTCTGGATGACATGTTCTGCTCCCGCTGTCGCGAGGGATTCGAGCCGCACGAGAAGATTGTCAATTCTCGCGGAGAATTGTCGCATCCGCAATGTTTTGTTTGTGCACAGTGCTTTCGGCCTTTTCCCGAGGGTATTTTCTACGAGTTTGAAGGAAGAAAGTATTGCGAACATGATTTTCATGTTCTATTCGCCCCTTGCTGTGGCAAGTGTGGTGAATTTGTCATTGGACGAGTAATCAAAGCCATGAA GAACTGGCATCCTGGCTGCTTCCGTTGTGAGGAGTGTAGCGGTGAACTAGCAGAGACTGGTTTCATGAAATGCCAAGGAAGAGCATTGTGTCATACCTGTAACGCTCGAATAAAAGCTGGGGCTCTTGGAAAGCATATCTGCCATCAATGCCATGGAATAATCGACGACAAGCCGCTGCGTTTCCGTGGTGAAGTATATCATCCCTACCATTTCAACTGCACGGCTTGCGGGATTGAGTTGAATGCTGATGCCAGAGAAGTTAGGTCCGGGCCTGGATTTGCGGctaatgaaatgaatgaaCTGTATTGTCTGAGATGCCACGACAAAATCGGAATACCGATCTGCGGAGCTTGCCGGCGTCCGATAGAAGAAAGAGTTGTCACTGCCTTGGGAAAACATTGGCACGTAGAACACTTTGTTTGTGCAAAGTGCGAGAAGCCATTTTTAGGTCATCGTCACTACGAGAAAAAGGGCCTTGCTTACTGTGAGACTCATTATCACCAGCTCTTTGGAAACCTATGTTTTGTTTGCAACCAAGTAATTGCTGGAGATGTTTTTACGGCATTAAACAAAGCATGGTGCGTACATCATTTTGCTTGCGCATTTTGTGACCAAAAGATGAACCAAAAGACAAAATTCTTCGCATTTGACTTAAAACCCGCTTGCAAGAAATGCTACGAGAAATTTCCCCAGGAATTGAAAAGGCGTATGCGTCGTATGTACGAtttaaatccaaaaaaaatacctgcctaa